AGGGCGAGCCTGGCATGGCGCAAATCCCTGTTTAGAACGAGGAGGACTTgaggagagaggctgtggggtgggaTCTCTCCAAGCGCTCCTCCATCAGTTCAGCCAAATGTGGGTGCTGACAGTGCCCTGCTGCTTGCACTGAGAGAGCAGGGTGAAACCTTGGCCTCGAGGTGTTTAAGAGGAGAGATTTTGGACATGGAGCAGACTGGTGTATAGAGGGAGGAGAAGTGCAGGCTGGCTTGGCCAGCCTGGCAATAGTTAAACCCTGCAGGAGAAACTCCCCTACTTTGGGGCTTGGATGCCAGCCAgcacctcagctgctctggCCACCCTTCCTACCCAAGCTATCCCCTTTAACCCTTTGGTTCATCTGCCTGCACTCACCTCTTGGAAGAGATTGATTAAGGACGGCACGCCAGGCTGCTGCCTGTCCTGAGGGAGGCTGGGAGGTGCCCCAAAACCATGCCCACGGTGGCTCACGGTGACTTGTCCTACTCGACCtactgtagggagcctgctttggcagagggGTTCGACTcgatgatccccagaggtcccttcccactcctgcgattctgtgattttgtgattctgacACTTGGCTTGAGAGACCTCACCCCgctgcagggaaaggagaggagcgAGGAGGGCCGGGGCGATGCCACCAGCCTTTCCCTGGCAGGCAGCGTGGCCTTGCAGATGACAGTGCTCTTCTGGAATCTCCTGCCGCCCAGCTTGACACTGTCAGTGGGACCTGGGGAAGCTGGGACAGGCTCCTGGCAGTGTGTTTGGGCAATGCCCTTTCTGTCTGGCGCGGGACATGTGCCAGTCCAATACGAAAGGCAGAACTGATGCCATCAGTGGCACTCACAATAGCACCTGACCCGAAATAGCTTcctagaaaaaaagagaggctgATTAGTTAGACAAGCCCGAAAGAGAGCAAGATGTCCAGCTGACGATTAACAGGTGTAGGTCTACGAGGAGGGGCTATAAAACCCGTGGGTGAGCTCTGCAGCCAACCTCTGGGGAGAGGCAATCGGCGTAGGCAGCACTCGAGACCCGTCTGTCCCTGCCATCAGCGAACCATGGGGCTCAGCGACCAGGAATGGCAACAAGTCCTCACCATCTGGGGGAAAGTGGAGGCCGACATTGCTGGCCATGGACACGAGGTTCTGATGAGGTAGGCAACGAGCATCGGTCCTAAGCCGAGAGCTTTGAGTGAGAGATCACGGAATGCTGAGTATAGGGGCTCAGCCGTGTGCAGTTCAACAGGCTGTTTGGTTTCGGTGTGGGGCGATGCTTTTCCATTGCTGCGGTTTCTGGGTTAGAAATGGAGAAGCTGAGCTTCTGCCTCTCCGTGTGTCAGGGCTCAGGGCTTGGAATGGAAACTGGCACAGTATCTTTGCCTGTCCTTAGAGACCAGCAGGGATGGAGACAGGGAGACGCTCTCAAGAATGCCCTCAGGCTGCACTCAGCACCCTATGCCAGAAGGGCACggacactggggacagcagagggGATCTGAGGGGTCCTATCTCAAGAACAGCTAAAGCAAGAAGCCCACGGCCCGTTCAAAGATTTTCCCGCATAATTTCTCATTCCTTCAGGGGGTTTCTGAGGGAGAGAAGCAGGGGAAGCGGAGCAGACTTCTCCCGGTTTAGAAATGTGCCTGCTTGCGCCTTGGTAAAGACTTTTTAGGTAGGTAACGTATCCAGggaatacatttaaaaaatattgatcCAACTGGATGTTTTccaatggaaacaaacaaacaaaaaaaatactccttGGAAGGATTTTCAAGAGTCTTGGGAATATCTCATCATGGAGGACGTGAAGAGAGACCTCTGAAAGGAGATGCCAGCAAAGCTTGGTCACTCGTTTACAGAATCTTTTTGCTGCAAGACAGCTTGCATTTTCCATGCAGCAGAGGTATTTGTTAATGCAGCCTGACCTACAGTTACATCGTATAATGGAGAGTCTGGCCCTCATCCTAATGGCCACCTATATGGGAGGAATGTTTGCTTTGGGATGGATGTAAATACTGCCGTTgctcctgctggtgctgcagcgACTTGGGTTATGCCCTTCAAAGGGCATAATACCCGCACATGAACTTGAGCAAGGGAGCTGATGTCTCTCGACACCAAATGATCAGACCCCTCCTAATAACCAGGACAGTCAGTGCTCCCTTCTCGCCCCGGCTCTAGGACTCTGGCAAGGAAAAGAGTGAAATCTCTTCACAGCTTGGTTGCCAGTGATGTCAGCATCCTGTCTCCTTGGaaatgcagcagagaggaaacacGGGGCAACGCCAGCTTTCCCATTTTAATTCCACTTCGGAATCAGAGCACCTGTGTATAGCACGGAACGGCACTGCTCAATGCAGAGATGGGCTGGGAAGATGATTTTAGTGAGAGCCTGGGGTCTGCAGTAGCTGATGGGGTGACGGGCTGGGGGGAAGTACAGGTTGGATCCTCAGTGAGGCAGCGTAGAtaggtggttttgtttgttttttttttccttcggGTTAATGTGAGAATTCAcctcccagtgccaccaccagCCTTGGCTCCCACCTCTGTCCTGATACAGCTGACATAACTCTGGGGACTGGTGCCAAAGCGTTAACAGAGTTGTTCAGAAATAAGGATGGCTGCTGTGTTGCTTCAGTTGGACATGGTTAGGGCAGTGCCTCTGTCTCAGTCAGAATGACTGTTAGGACATGTAAGAGCACGGGATTAAAGTAGATACAATACTCAGCGGGAGGTACATCACGAGCCTCTGTTCTCCAAAGACAAGAGGCATTTTATCAGTTGCTAATGATAAAAAGCAGCCTGGATAAAACAGATGGTAAAGTAAACTTCAGAACACGGAGTGTCATCAGGTTGTGGAACTACCTCCCAGAGGAAGGATGAAAAACACAGATTCAGAGTAGGGTCAGATGCTTTCCTGGCTTATATACGTGCTAAATGCAGCGATTGTGAATGGTGACAATTTGGAAAGGGTCTAAAGCATCAGAGTTCTCAAGTGAAAGCAGCCTCTACTAGCAGGGACTAAGAGATTTCTTTGGGGAGGGAAGTAAGTTATCACACATTTGCCTGTCCGTATGCATCCAGATCTTGGCTCTGCTCTGGCTGACAGCTCTCCAGTGTCTCACATGTCCCTCTGCTTCTGTCCACAGACTTTTCCGGGACCACCCTGAGACTCTGGATCGCTTTGAAAAGTTCAAAGGCCTGAAGACCCCTGATCAGATGAAGGGCTCTGAAGATCTGAAGAAGCACGGAGCTACCGTCCTTACCCAGCTTGGCAAAATCCTGAAGCAGAAGGGTAATCACGAGGCAGAGCTGAAGCCCCTGGCTCAATCCCATGCCACGAAGCACAAAATCCCTGTCAAATATCTGGAGGTAGGGAAACGGACAGGGAAACTTGGTGTCAGATGTGTGATGGGTGTGTGCAAGACAGCTACACTGAGAGTTGCACCTCTGTTTCaggctgggtattaggaaaaatttcctcactgaaagagcggtgctgcactggcacaggctgcccagggaggtggtggggtcactgtccctggaggtgttccagaactgtgtggatgtggcactgagggacatggtcagtgggcatggtggggatgggctggcagttggactgggtgatctcagaggtcttttccagcattaAACATTCtctgattccatgattccatttAGTGATGTCTAACTGGACATCAGTTAGCACTTTCTGAAATCAAAGGTCTCTGTGTACAGGCAAGAGGAGGCATAGGAGGACTCAGCTCCTGTGAATCTCCATTACATTTCCCATTCCAAAAACTATATGCTGTCTGAGACACTCCTAACAATAATAAACCAGCCCATGCAGTCTCTGCATGCCTGGGAAATGACATTACATAAGAATTGGCAGTGGCCATACACAAGGGATGTACAATTCTAGAGTAAGCCCTGGGGGAAGAACTGGAGACCAAGACCCATGAAACTAAGGGCTTTACAAGTGCAGGACATGGATTCGCAGCCTTAGTGGATGGGCAGACAAAGAGAGGGAAGGACCATGGTCTACTCAAGGTCACACAATGTATCAGTGTCCGAGCTAGGAATAGagcccagctcctctgcccagCCAAGGCTCCTCGCATGCTAGACCACAGTTTTTCTCTAGAGACTGCCGGAAGGGATACTGAATTAGCCTGGAGATATTTCCAGGCTCTGCAACCTATTTTTTAGTCTggatattctgaaaataaacccTGAGTgtcccttctgtttttttttttctctctctccttcctcacagttcatttctgaagtcattATCAAGGTCATTGCCGAAAAACACGCTGCAGACTTTGGGGCCGATTCCCAGGCTGCGATGAAGAAGGCTCTGGAGCTGTTCCGAAATGACATGGCCAGCAAGTACAAGGAGTTTGGTTTCCAGGGTTAGCATGTACGCAGAGGGGCACCACGATGGAGGCCTGGCCATGCATCTCAGAGGAGCTTCCCCAGCACTATCCTGGACATCTTCCAACTGGCCATCCATAACATGTGGGAATGCTTTGATGAGAGGCCAAGAGTCACCTTAGGCAGCGCAGAGGCACTCAGAGTGATGTCCACGATAAATTGTTGTCCTTTCCTTGCTTCATGTATgcatgtatgcatgtatgttttcttaggaaaaataatataagGGGTTATCTGTCACCTTCTGCTTATTTCTGtgtcctttttccttcctcgtCCCCAAAACCCAGCCTGATCCAAGAGGGGAATGGCGTGACAGGAGACGAAGGGATATAGAAGAACACGGGGCGTGTTGAGGATTGTGGTGAAGGAGTGGGTGAAGAGAGGACTCAAAGGTGCAAAAGGGATGTCAGAGTGGGAAGTGGGGACACGGCATCTGATTCCTCCCCCAGGTGAGACTGTTAGCAGGTGACTGTGGGAAGCTTTCAGCACCATCGCTGGTGTTACCTTGTTTCATGGGGGTGAACGCAGTCGGTCTCCAGGGTCTGTCAGCTTGGCAACCCGCTAAACTCACGTTAGCAAAACCATAAGGAGTAGTGCGCTCTGTGATCCGTAGGcttctggcagctgctgctaTGCATGTAAAGTTGTGTTGCACTAGGAAGTAAAATACgtgtttctcagaaaataaaaattcctgcAGTGGTGCTGTGTATTCACTCTGGCAAGATGGCAGAAGCACAGTGTTTTGTGTACAAACCCATCTGAGTTTAGGGGGCATGGAAGGTGTGGATGGCTCTGGGCCACCCGTGAGtgctctgcattttgctttgcgCTGAAGGGAGCCCATCGCCGTCTTGCCATTTACAGGGAGGTAGCGCATGCAAGTTGCCTCGGGTCTGTGCAACAGCAGTGGGTGCTCTAGAAAACTCAAGTTTTTCTATCCGttccatttttcagttttgctgggTTGTCCCTGCAAAGTCTTGACCTGATGCCCAAGCCTGACTCTATGGGAACTGTGAAGTTTGCCTACTGGAAGGGCAGCTATACTCCACAGTGAACACTGGGGTCTGtgttccctcctcttcctccatccCCATCACTCAGCTTAGGGCCTCGGCAGTATGATGCTGCGGTCTCTTCTGGCACATGCACCCACGCTGTGTCCATGCAGAAAGCATGCAGCTTGCTGTCTTTCTGTATGGGTGCACAGGGGTGAGAACATCCACGACAGAATCACATCCTGACATGGCAGTGGGATGCCGCAGAGGTGAGCAGCTGGGTCCTTGCGAAGGAAAATGCATGGCGACAACACTGTTGCTCTTTTCTGGTATGGAGAAAGTAATGCAGTTTATCTCCTAGAGATAGCATGAGGGCAAgcttgtgaaagaaaaatgaggtgCTTAAAATGAGGAGCTACCGGCAGGGTCTGGTTCAAAGCACTCgctgctgagctgtgtgcaGTGGAGACAGCAGGAGCCACCAGCTCCCTTACAAATCAACCTTAAACCAGTCTGATCTGCCAGGTCTTTGGTCAGGGCAAAGGCTACAGAATTGCAACCtctgaaaggagaaggaatgaaTTCCTTTGCAGAACAGAGCATCTCTGATTTCTTGCTCTTTATAAATCCTCACTATACCTCTGGGAGCTTGCTTGGGGTTTCAGCCTTTCAGAGAGAGTCACAAAAGCATATGCTGTCACACAGATGAAGTTACAGCCAGGTGGTCCCTGGCTTAAGCAGCTTGCTCCTTCTGACTCTTGTCTAGCCTGTCTGGCCTCGCAGGAAGGGCAGCCTATTTAATTAAGGTCTAGGATTGCCTGTCCAACACAATAACATTTCCTGCCAGTGACAAcaggctctgctctgggatTAAAAGCTCCGCTATGGCAGCTGCCTCTGTCAGTCTGAGTGGCACTGTAGTCACCTCTAGATATATTTATGTAAGGCAACATGGTGGAGGAGGGAGAATTTGCACATATATTGTGCCTAGCTGCTGGTTATCATTACCTGGAATATTTCCTGGTATGCTGGGAGAGCTGGCCTTTCACTCAGCCTGCCTAACCTCCTCTGTCAGAGTGCAAGGGAGCATCTTAAAAACAATGCTAGTCAGATACAGGGCCTGAGGTAGGTTGCTTTGTTCAGCATATGGCCCCTTGAAGATGCGCAAGCCAGAATGAACCAACAAGTTCAGACAACAATAACTGTGGGGCCAAAATCAGTACAAGCTGATGGTTTAGTGgggatggtggtgatgggttgacagttggactacatgaccttaCTGGTCTTTTCTGaacttaataattctatgattctttgaaattGATTGGTGGGGAGAAGATCTCTGGCCTCCATGCCATATTGATTGAGCATCTGTGTTGGAGTCACCTTTTCCACGGTTCTGCCAGAAAACATAGCTTTTCTGATCTACGTGTGGGACAAAGTCCACCAGTGGAGATAAAGTGTTATCAGTGTAAGCTCTGAAATTGCCCTGCCTCCTTTCCAGGAATAGCTTTACATGAGAAAGATGGGTCCCATTTAGCACAACCAGGTGTCACATACATGTTCCTGGTCTCAGGATGGCAAGTGGATTGTGTGGCTGCCAGCCCCTCGCCCCAGCACGTACACACCGACCACAGCCAGGTGCCGAGAACCACACAATTAATCCTGTGGTCTGTCTCTGGGTCAGCCCAGTGGGAGAAAGGAACTGGGCTCCAGTGGCGGATTATGTGACATATTTAGCCCCTTCACATGAAATTTGTGGCACCATCCATGTTTGCCTCTCTTTGTGGGGCTGACATGAGGAAGAAGATAGGAAGTTTCCAGCCTCATCATGATCACTGAGCAGATATGGCAGTGCCATAAGGATGCAATGTCTGCATGAGACGGGATTTTGATAAGGAGACTCAAATACTCACACCATGTGCTTCCAGTACCTTTGTCACAGCCCCTATTTATCTGACCAGCTAACCAAAACCTGTCCTCTAGGTTATGCCACTGAGGAACAGAAAGCAGTGGTGGAGCCAGGTGTTCCTTTGATGCAGTCCTGTCTGCCTGCCATGTCTTCTTCTACAGGTGCATGGGGTCTGAGCATGTCCTCCACCTCCCTAGACTCAGTTGTTCTCAGCTTTGCTCAAGGGTGCATCCTTACTGGTTTGGACTGTGCTGGGCTCAATGCTCACAGCTATACACAAGCACCAGGCTCACAACACACATTGTCAGCAAAGGTCCTCTGGCCAAATCCTTCAGATTCCTGCGTGCTTTTGTGCTGGTTCTTCATGTAAGAGGATGATATATGTTAGTTTTAACATTGTGCATAAATGAAATATGGCAGCAAAATCAAGTTCTGCTGAGGTCTGACCGAGTGAGAAGACAGATTGTGCGAGAGCATGGTACCTGGAGGGTACCAGTAAGTAGGAGGGGTATTACATTTCATGAAGGTATGCAAGCAAAGTCAAAGAAGCCAGATGGAATTACAGTAAGCAAGAATTCCCAATCAGACTCTTTTATCCAAGAAGCTAATAAATGGCCACTAATGAACACGATAAAACAGTGCAGCCTTCTCAGCCAGCACATAAATCATCTCTCCCTCCCCTGTGATCACAGGCATCACAAGTCCATCTCTCGTCCTGTGACTTCTATAAAATCCTTAACCAAATGTTAGCAAAGGTGACCTTGTGGCTTTTTAAAGCACTATTTTATAGTGCACTTGGCTGCACTGTTCCAAGACTCTTTCCCTGTTTGGCTTCAATCTCCtgtaaacaaacagaagaggcaGCCTCCACCTTGCCCCAAGCCATGCAGAGGCCATCCCTGCAGCAGTCAGGGGCACCTCAGGGGCTTTCTGGGGCAAGGCAGACCTTGGCACAGGGTATACCAGCATGGCTGGCAGCTGGGCGGACCAGGCATTGTGTATTTGGGAAGGGGAGGGTATTGGAGTATGCATCCCTTATGCCATGCCCccagaaaacagagacaaagagCAGTTTTGTGGTGGTGAGCTGGTTGTATGGTCACTTGGGTTGTGCCCACgcaaatgcaaacaaaagcGCTGCAAAGTCAGGGATGACAGTCTCGATGTGGGGCTATTCCACTGCATTTGAGTCACTGCCTCAGAGAAACGTCAGGGGCTGTGGGGTTTGTCTACTGTATTTGGTGAGAGGAGGCTGTTGCTGGCATGGCTGCCCTGCAATCCAGCAGCAGACATAGTCCCAAACTGGTTTTACTCTAACTACCTTAGGTATTAACAATGAGTGCAAAACAGATAAACTTGCCTGTGAAGTTTTAAATTTACCAAGGATATAGGGCTGAGGCGGGGGCTGTGGCCACATAGCTATGCTGTTACTGGTATCCAAGATGGCTACTTTAAAGCTAATCCTGGCACGTGTATCATAGCTGCAGCCTTATGTCTGGAgtagagcaaaaagaaaataaagcctgTTCTCCCTCTGCAAAGAAAGCTCAGTATGAATGCAGCCTCTGAATCTCTGATCTTATTTTAGATTCTCCTTAAAGCAGGTTCAAACTTTCCAGTGATAGAATAGCTTTGGCTGGAAGAACTTCTGGATTACTAGCACTTAAGTATCAATGTCTCCATGCTTAACTTGTGGATCTCCTGtggcttttctgtgtgtgcaaGTAATGGTGCTTTAATtcactgaagtttttctttcttctgtcctcCCCCAAAAAGTCCAGCTGAATTCCAGCATCCAAACTCTCAGCAAAGGGGCGAGAAATTCCTGGAGCTGATACACCCACTAAGATTTCGGATTGCTTTGCCCAGGGCATGCATGATAGCAGTCTTGTCCTCTTGACTCTTGGTGAGCTTTTGGGTTATCTGGAGAGCTAAGTGATATGATGTCAAAGTGGGTCTGTATCTTTTCACTCACCTCTCAGCTGGATACGCATACACAGGAATAGTCTGGTGCCCTTTGAGGGATGTTGTATGTCATGGATTAACTGTGACTTGGTTGgggaaacaagagaaaaagagagaaaaaaaccaGAGCTTTGCCTAAACCATCCATCCAGCGTCCCTGCAGATCCTGAGGCAGAGCCTGCCCTGAGCTAAGGGCTGGCATCAGACAGGCTCAGAcaggctgtgcagccccagAGAGTAAAGCAGGCAGGGCAAGGGCACACCACGTGCCATGCTTGCAGTCACTCCTCTCTGCAGGCAGATGGATCTGTGGGGCCTGTGAGGAAGAACggcaaatgaaatgcagatgggaatcagagaatcattaaggttggaagagatctctaaggtcatctagGAGGAGGGAGGCGCAGTTCTCTGCCTAGATACCTAAGCCCAAGGGCCATCAGTGCCTTTTGAAGTGCAATAACATCATTCAGACAGTTGCTCTGCCCTAACAATGGAGGGAATTTCCTAACACGAGCTGGTAATCTGCATGGTTTGATATGGGATGAAAGAGGGACTTGATGTTTTCTCATTGTGCTAGCACTGTTTCTCAAATCTGGCCTAtaaatcacaagaaaaaattTCTTGCACACTTTGGTTCTGCCTTGACAATAGCATGTACTGCTAACCCAGCTAATCCCCCAGCTAATTTCAGCATGTCACATTTAAGCTTCTGTCCCTACATCTTCTGCTGTGTTCCCTCTACAGCTGAAATGATCCCCTAGTGCACAATACGATTGTTTTTTGCCTTTCCAGTCAAAATTATATCTTGCAAAATAGAGATATTTGTAACACTCACAAATTGCAAACTCATAACAACAAGAATGATTAGAAAATCATCTTTAACATATTTCCTCCTACATTTTTGCTAGTTCAGCTGTCCTGTAGCTTGTCCATTTTAGATCACACACTGGTGGATTGTTTGCGAGTGTCATCTGGGACAAACTCTCTTCTGATGGTGGATGGTAATTAAGAATGTTTCATCCAGTTTAAAATTCTACATAT
The Numida meleagris isolate 19003 breed g44 Domestic line chromosome 1, NumMel1.0, whole genome shotgun sequence genome window above contains:
- the MB gene encoding myoglobin, which codes for MGLSDQEWQQVLTIWGKVEADIAGHGHEVLMRLFRDHPETLDRFEKFKGLKTPDQMKGSEDLKKHGATVLTQLGKILKQKGNHEAELKPLAQSHATKHKIPVKYLEFISEVIIKVIAEKHAADFGADSQAAMKKALELFRNDMASKYKEFGFQG